The following proteins are co-located in the Vibrio astriarenae genome:
- a CDS encoding anaerobic sulfatase maturase has product MTQTLPFSLTIKPVGSNCNLDCSYCYYLNSDTGCGSPMETESLEVSIKNHIQSQPKHSQVVDFIWHGGEPLLRGRAFYELAFELQHKWAGAKRIANTFQTNGTLINQQWAQLFKQHNVMVGISVDGPNLLNDIARIDTDGQSSFERTMRGLSLLKEHDVEFNTLTVVNNRTYRHGAQIYQFLKRANSTYLQFQPCLDHELDRRSNYDWSLNGEQWGQFLCDVFDEWCKDDIGKIHVQLFENCLMILMGHPSQMCHHSEVCGQQLMLEKSGAVFSCEHYPYKQYELGNSHQDSLQEMVSSQQQRAFAATKKHLNENCHRCDFLPLCNGGCPKYRDQSNKQNLLCDGYRIFFNYALPRMLKMVDSMSRGYSPRFYKLV; this is encoded by the coding sequence ATGACACAAACACTCCCTTTCAGCCTCACAATTAAACCCGTTGGTTCTAACTGTAATCTCGATTGCAGCTATTGCTACTACTTAAATAGCGACACTGGCTGTGGCTCGCCAATGGAAACTGAATCCCTTGAAGTCTCGATTAAGAACCACATTCAATCTCAACCCAAACATAGCCAAGTCGTTGATTTTATCTGGCACGGTGGCGAGCCCCTTTTGCGAGGTAGAGCCTTTTATGAGCTGGCTTTTGAGCTCCAACATAAGTGGGCGGGTGCGAAGCGCATTGCTAATACGTTTCAAACCAACGGCACTTTAATCAATCAACAATGGGCACAACTGTTCAAACAGCACAACGTGATGGTGGGTATTAGTGTGGATGGACCAAATCTGCTCAATGACATCGCACGAATTGATACTGATGGACAATCAAGCTTCGAGAGAACCATGCGCGGGCTCTCTTTGCTTAAAGAGCATGATGTAGAGTTCAACACCCTCACTGTTGTGAACAACAGAACTTATCGCCATGGTGCTCAGATCTATCAATTTCTTAAACGAGCCAATAGCACCTACCTTCAGTTTCAACCTTGCCTCGATCATGAACTGGATAGGCGTTCAAACTACGACTGGTCTCTTAATGGTGAGCAATGGGGACAATTTTTGTGCGATGTTTTCGATGAATGGTGTAAAGATGATATTGGAAAAATACACGTCCAGTTGTTCGAAAACTGCTTGATGATCTTAATGGGGCATCCAAGCCAGATGTGTCATCACAGTGAAGTCTGTGGGCAGCAGCTCATGCTTGAGAAAAGTGGAGCAGTGTTTAGTTGTGAACACTACCCCTATAAGCAGTATGAATTGGGCAACAGTCACCAAGACTCCCTCCAAGAGATGGTTTCAAGTCAACAGCAGCGCGCATTCGCCGCGACAAAAAAACACCTTAATGAGAACTGTCACCGCTGCGATTTCTTGCCACTTTGTAACGGCGGATGTCCAAAATACCGAGACCAATCCAATAAGCAAAACTTGCTTTGCGATGGATATCGGATCTTCTTCAACTATGCACTACCAAGGATGTTGAAAATGGTTGATTCTATGAGTCGCGGCTACTCTCCAAGATTCTACAAGTTGGTCTAA
- a CDS encoding sulfatase-like hydrolase/transferase, protein MKCPNKFVKSAVALSIAASALLAASPALAKAPNIVTIMLDDVAPMDLSSYHRGLGAIETPNIDRIANRGVMISDYYAQSSSTAGRSAFITGQYPFRTGLTSVGQPGSKLGMRQEIPTLAELLKQKGYATVHVGKSHLGDNNSHLPTVNGFEEYYGFLYHLNVMEMPEQPEFPKDPNFIGIPRNVIHSVATSEHDDTIDPRFGVVGKQKITDRGTLGKERMKRIDEEFLNFATDWLDTHEEQNGDQPYFMWFNPSRMHTITHVNDEYEGSSQTSTYYDALKQLDDQVGVLLDKLESLGELDNTIVMFTSDNGVNADHWPDGGAASFRGQKGTTWDGGFRVPMLVSWPEKFPQGTYVDGLMSAEDWLPTLMAAAGEHDIKQQLLEGKNIEGRERVAHLDGYNQMEMLANGGESLRSEFFFYNESSLNAVRVNEWKVHLKTKTTWTEPAKEWPFGVLVNIKADPYERSPDTTGWYHWMKQKSWVLPYFYQAIGEYQQSLKEYPPIQKGTGVGMGNDTID, encoded by the coding sequence ATGAAATGCCCAAACAAGTTCGTTAAAAGTGCCGTCGCACTTTCAATCGCGGCAAGTGCATTGCTCGCTGCCTCACCTGCCCTTGCCAAAGCGCCAAACATTGTCACCATCATGCTCGATGATGTCGCTCCGATGGATCTGTCTTCTTATCACCGAGGTCTCGGCGCGATTGAAACACCTAATATCGATCGCATCGCCAATCGCGGTGTCATGATCAGTGACTACTACGCACAATCAAGCTCAACAGCGGGCCGCTCAGCCTTCATCACTGGCCAATACCCGTTTCGTACTGGCTTAACTTCGGTGGGTCAGCCAGGGTCAAAACTCGGCATGCGCCAAGAAATCCCTACTCTCGCCGAGCTTCTCAAACAAAAAGGTTACGCCACCGTTCACGTCGGTAAATCGCATTTGGGTGACAATAACTCCCACCTACCTACGGTGAATGGCTTTGAAGAGTACTATGGGTTTCTCTACCACCTCAATGTGATGGAAATGCCGGAACAACCTGAGTTTCCAAAAGATCCAAACTTCATTGGCATTCCGCGCAATGTTATCCACTCAGTAGCTACCAGCGAACATGATGACACGATAGACCCAAGGTTTGGGGTGGTTGGTAAACAGAAAATCACCGACAGAGGCACATTGGGTAAAGAGCGTATGAAGCGAATCGATGAGGAGTTCTTGAACTTCGCGACGGATTGGCTCGATACACACGAAGAGCAAAATGGCGATCAACCCTACTTCATGTGGTTTAACCCATCACGCATGCACACGATTACTCATGTAAACGATGAGTACGAAGGCTCTAGCCAAACCTCAACCTATTACGATGCCCTGAAACAGTTGGATGATCAGGTGGGTGTTCTGCTTGATAAACTCGAATCGCTTGGCGAGCTCGATAATACTATCGTGATGTTTACCTCCGACAATGGTGTGAATGCTGACCACTGGCCTGATGGTGGCGCGGCTTCATTCCGTGGTCAAAAAGGCACCACCTGGGATGGTGGTTTCCGCGTCCCTATGTTGGTGAGTTGGCCTGAGAAATTCCCTCAAGGTACCTATGTTGACGGTCTAATGTCGGCTGAAGACTGGCTACCAACGCTGATGGCAGCGGCAGGTGAACATGACATTAAGCAACAACTGTTAGAGGGTAAGAACATCGAAGGCAGAGAGCGTGTTGCTCATTTAGATGGCTATAACCAAATGGAGATGCTGGCTAACGGCGGCGAAAGTCTTCGTAGCGAATTCTTCTTCTACAACGAAAGCAGCCTCAATGCCGTGCGCGTCAATGAGTGGAAAGTGCACCTAAAAACCAAAACCACCTGGACAGAGCCAGCCAAAGAGTGGCCGTTTGGTGTCTTGGTGAACATCAAAGCAGACCCTTATGAGCGCTCACCAGACACAACGGGTTGGTACCACTGGATGAAGCAAAAGTCTTGGGTGCTCCCATACTTCTATCAAGCGATCGGTGAGTATCAACAGTCGCTCAAGGAGTATCCGCCAATCCAAAAAGGCACAGGCGTGGGTATGGGTAATGACACCATAGACTAA
- a CDS encoding LysR family transcriptional regulator has protein sequence MTKDLNLLRLLVVLSEEKQTTTAARRLHVSQPTISVMLRKLRDQFNDPLFVRDKNKLEPTVRCQQILQGLPSILDSIDALYLDEETWDISQVSGEVTLIFSPPLMSTIAAPLVQLLSSKAPNATVDCYHWGFDALRDIELKNKCWGFSALPMDTNKNIMQKDIGNDEFVVVMRKDHPINGNSLNEVLDYPLCVNLVYGDSGSSRSEQIFRKMHRDKKVGVRTSDVMVMLHLVEQSDYLGIVSKHLLPKLDERFRYVDLPIELPEEAHYRPLALFSHQRNRHDPLTQWLHERASTLLS, from the coding sequence ATGACGAAAGACTTGAATCTATTGCGACTGCTTGTCGTATTGAGTGAGGAAAAGCAGACAACGACAGCAGCACGGCGATTGCACGTGAGCCAGCCCACGATCAGCGTGATGTTGCGTAAGTTGAGGGATCAGTTCAATGACCCCTTGTTTGTCAGAGATAAGAACAAGCTAGAACCGACAGTTAGATGCCAGCAGATACTTCAGGGACTACCATCGATTTTGGATAGTATTGATGCCTTGTACCTAGATGAAGAGACATGGGATATCAGTCAAGTTTCTGGTGAGGTGACCCTGATATTTTCACCACCACTGATGTCGACTATAGCGGCTCCGCTCGTTCAATTACTTTCCAGCAAAGCACCGAATGCGACAGTAGATTGTTATCATTGGGGTTTTGATGCTTTGCGTGATATTGAGCTAAAAAACAAGTGTTGGGGGTTCAGTGCGTTGCCGATGGACACCAATAAAAACATCATGCAAAAAGACATTGGCAATGACGAGTTTGTTGTTGTCATGCGTAAAGATCATCCGATAAATGGCAACAGTCTCAACGAAGTTCTGGATTATCCACTTTGCGTTAATTTGGTTTATGGCGACTCTGGAAGTTCGCGCAGTGAACAGATATTTAGAAAGATGCATCGAGACAAAAAGGTCGGTGTCCGTACAAGTGATGTTATGGTTATGCTTCATTTGGTGGAGCAAAGTGACTATTTGGGCATCGTCTCTAAACACCTGTTACCCAAATTGGATGAGCGCTTTCGATATGTTGACTTACCTATAGAACTCCCTGAAGAGGCGCATTATCGACCATTGGCGCTGTTTTCTCATCAGAGAAATCGACATGATCCTTTGACCCAATGGCTTCATGAGCGAGCATCCACTCTGTTGTCTTAG
- a CDS encoding DUF1254 domain-containing protein, with protein sequence MKKRLLSLAISSIVICTPACAQNQSADSIPLNIATQTAQENNPQTLAQLAYEYAYSIDEAYKYFYTTVVEADYPLNQFQNIRKLADDTYTAHPSINNDTLHLMGWMDLGAEPVIVTIPDHDEGRYWLFHTMNMQHFTDSAFGSPDRGEKGGMFMYAVEGWEGEIPDSVDEVIYVEHPLVKMMGRIMDLGGDDSAQAQKLMDQWNIRTLSEFLGEKGPEPIERNYPNPKKTNWAERTNFILSEGTMREHDSELLAQFDFVKLGYPQGIEFTPQELDLIAAGEKQGLDRIKNAGFDDSRDVLGTRDQMTQVPSYQHAYGTLMGQWGLPAEHTMYAGDFFDADGEPLDGSKYDYTVTFTAPDINDGGFWSYTAYSAKTRLMESNQMNRHSRGDRTLKANPDGSYTIYMSSDTEGQEDNPNFLPIPNHAWYSILRMYTPGEEVRTDKWKATPFTKVEKS encoded by the coding sequence ATGAAAAAGCGTCTATTGTCTCTGGCGATATCCAGCATCGTCATCTGCACGCCTGCTTGCGCCCAAAACCAATCAGCAGACTCCATTCCGTTGAATATAGCCACTCAAACAGCGCAAGAGAACAACCCACAAACTCTTGCTCAACTGGCCTACGAGTATGCCTACAGCATTGATGAGGCTTATAAATACTTCTATACCACAGTGGTTGAAGCGGATTACCCATTAAACCAGTTTCAAAACATCAGAAAGCTTGCCGATGACACCTATACCGCTCATCCTTCCATCAACAATGACACGTTGCATTTGATGGGCTGGATGGATCTTGGTGCTGAACCGGTCATCGTCACGATTCCTGATCACGATGAGGGCCGTTATTGGTTGTTCCACACTATGAACATGCAGCACTTTACAGACTCAGCCTTTGGCTCTCCTGATAGAGGCGAAAAAGGGGGCATGTTTATGTATGCAGTTGAAGGCTGGGAAGGAGAGATTCCTGATAGTGTTGATGAAGTTATCTACGTGGAGCACCCACTGGTCAAAATGATGGGACGAATCATGGACCTGGGTGGAGACGATTCAGCCCAAGCACAAAAACTCATGGACCAATGGAATATCAGAACACTGTCTGAGTTCCTTGGCGAAAAAGGTCCCGAGCCGATAGAAAGAAACTATCCGAATCCTAAAAAAACAAACTGGGCTGAGCGAACCAACTTCATCCTTTCTGAAGGCACTATGCGAGAACATGATTCGGAACTACTCGCCCAGTTCGATTTCGTTAAACTTGGCTACCCTCAAGGGATTGAATTTACACCGCAAGAACTTGACTTGATTGCAGCCGGTGAGAAACAGGGCTTGGACCGCATAAAAAATGCCGGTTTTGACGACTCAAGAGACGTATTAGGCACGCGAGATCAGATGACTCAGGTTCCGAGCTATCAACATGCGTATGGCACGTTGATGGGACAGTGGGGATTGCCCGCAGAGCATACTATGTATGCGGGTGACTTCTTCGATGCTGATGGTGAGCCCTTAGATGGCAGTAAATACGATTACACCGTGACCTTTACTGCGCCTGACATCAATGATGGTGGTTTTTGGTCTTACACCGCCTATAGCGCTAAGACTCGGTTAATGGAGTCGAATCAGATGAACCGCCACTCCAGGGGAGATAGAACATTAAAGGCAAACCCTGACGGCTCCTATACCATCTACATGAGTTCTGATACTGAAGGCCAAGAAGACAACCCTAACTTCTTGCCTATCCCTAATCATGCTTGGTACTCGATCCTGAGAATGTATACCCCAGGAGAGGAAGTACGAACGGATAAATGGAAAGCGACGCCGTTTACTAAGGTAGAAAAGTCATAA
- a CDS encoding DUF1254 domain-containing protein, protein MKKSSLALSLCTALSLPLHAEITPSPEEELAYHLGLQAVIYGAGPLTVAAVRETSTSVSIPMDNAMAPLNQMGKTRQLSGPQDRIVPTVNNDTMYSQAHYDLDLAGPMVIEIPRTDDRYYIVQLLDAYSDSITDLYEGNTGSQGSKVLLVNDDWQGKTPAGIDHVVRSRTPMVWLIHRTGVFGPKDQQAAVEVHDRFITYPLAELGESHGPTKLAKAQGRIPEMTKPVGLDWFALIDREIRKNPLPESQAMVAQFEYLGIGGDEPFDESKLTEAQKRGLMRALKSAQSIIQYAGRSVGTTNNGWSMMFEGGQYGNDYLSRASINLRAAGLNVPERALYPNRYTDSQGKQLNGDNQYRMVMPADAPAEGFWSLTMYDAENLFMVENEIDRYSISTNRAEELKFAQDGTLPICIQHTKPTDESCNWLPAPKDDFYLHIRLYEPTKAVLNNEYEMPQVHKL, encoded by the coding sequence ATGAAGAAGTCATCCCTAGCGTTATCACTTTGCACAGCGCTTAGCTTGCCTTTGCACGCTGAAATCACCCCTTCACCAGAAGAAGAGCTCGCTTACCACTTGGGTCTCCAAGCGGTTATCTATGGAGCAGGACCATTAACGGTTGCGGCGGTACGAGAAACGTCTACATCAGTTTCTATACCGATGGACAATGCGATGGCACCGCTAAATCAGATGGGAAAAACTCGCCAGTTGTCGGGCCCGCAAGACCGCATCGTCCCAACAGTCAACAACGATACGATGTATTCTCAAGCGCATTATGATTTGGACTTAGCTGGACCTATGGTCATTGAGATCCCGCGAACGGATGACCGTTACTATATCGTCCAGTTACTCGATGCGTATTCCGATTCGATTACCGATCTCTATGAGGGAAACACTGGTTCTCAAGGGAGTAAGGTATTGCTTGTGAATGACGACTGGCAAGGTAAAACCCCGGCAGGGATTGATCATGTCGTGCGTTCACGTACGCCTATGGTTTGGCTAATTCATCGTACGGGTGTGTTTGGACCAAAAGATCAGCAGGCCGCGGTTGAGGTACATGATCGTTTCATCACTTATCCATTAGCAGAGCTTGGAGAGTCACATGGTCCTACCAAGTTGGCTAAAGCACAGGGACGTATTCCTGAGATGACCAAGCCTGTTGGTTTAGATTGGTTTGCCTTGATCGACCGAGAGATACGCAAAAACCCGTTGCCTGAATCGCAAGCCATGGTGGCGCAATTTGAATACCTTGGCATTGGTGGCGATGAGCCGTTTGATGAAAGCAAACTGACCGAGGCGCAAAAACGAGGGCTAATGAGAGCCTTAAAATCAGCCCAATCGATCATTCAATACGCAGGGCGCAGCGTGGGTACGACCAACAATGGCTGGTCGATGATGTTTGAAGGTGGTCAGTATGGTAATGATTACCTGAGTCGTGCCAGCATCAACCTGCGCGCTGCAGGTCTAAATGTGCCAGAGCGAGCACTCTATCCGAACCGTTACACCGATAGTCAGGGTAAACAGCTAAACGGTGACAATCAGTATCGAATGGTAATGCCAGCGGATGCACCAGCAGAGGGGTTTTGGTCACTGACCATGTATGACGCAGAGAACTTGTTCATGGTAGAAAATGAGATCGACCGTTATTCGATTTCTACCAATAGAGCTGAAGAGCTAAAGTTTGCGCAAGATGGCACCCTTCCTATCTGTATTCAACATACCAAACCTACCGACGAGTCATGTAACTGGCTTCCGGCACCCAAAGACGATTTCTATCTGCATATTCGCTTGTATGAGCCAACCAAAGCAGTGTTGAACAACGAATATGAAATGCCACAAGTGCACAAATTGTAA